The following is a genomic window from Moorella sp. Hama-1.
TAATGGTAGTTGTACCATCGGCCAGGGCGCCGATGAGGGCCGCCCGGTGGGAGATGGATTTATCTCCCGGAGGTGTGATGACTCCAGTTAGAGCCCGCGGCGATTGGATAATAAGGTTCATGCTTCCTCCGGAAAAAGGCTTATTCCCGTTCAGGGTTTGCGTTTCTGCTTTCAAACTACCAGGAATAACCCGTACTGTCAAGGGCTTTATAGCATCCGCACGGTAATCCCGGAAGCCCTTAATATCTCCAGGGCCCTGGTGGCAGCTGCCGCTGTGGTAAAGCCCAGGCGGATGCTGCCCCCCTCCCCTTCCCGGACCCGCAGAATCTCAATATCAATAATGTTAATACCGGCCTGCCCCAGGGAGGTGGCCAGGCCGGCGATAACCCCGGGCCGGTCGGGAACGGTAACTACCAGTTCATGGAGGGCCGGGAGGAGGCCCTTCTGGCGAGCCGGAACCTGGGAGCGTAGGGCCCGGGCCTGGCTAAGGGCGGTTTCCAGACCCGGGGCGTCACCCCGGCTGATCATTCCTGCCAGGGCGTCAATCCGGGAGCGCCAGGAATTCAGCAGGGCCAGTATAGCCTGCTGGTTGTGCAAAAAAATATCCCGCCACATGACCGGGTCACCCCCGGCGATGCGGGTGGTATCCCGGAACCCCCCGGCGGCCAGCATCAGGGTCAGGGGATGCTCCCGGGCCAATTCCCCGGCAGCCTCTACCAGGCTCACCGCCAGGAGATGGGGCAGGTGGCTGATGCCGGCCACAATGAGATCATGCTCGTCGGGGTCCAATTCAATAACCCGGGAACCCAGGGCTTGAACCAGGTTCGTTAGGGTTTGCCGGGCTTCATTATCGGTATTTACCGTAGGTGTAAGGATGTAGACGGCATTCTCCAGGAGGTAACCGTCGGCGGCGCCGATACCGGCGCGTTCGGAACCGGCCATGGGGTGCCCGCCGACATAACGAGCCCGTCCCTGGAAGATCCTTTCCAGTTCCCGGACTACCGAGCCTTTAACGCTACCGGTGTCGGTGACGATGGTTCCGGGGCCGAGGAAAGGAGCGATACCCTCTGCCAGCCGGCCCAGGGCCCCCACCGGTACGGCCAGGATAACCACCTCTGCTCCCAGGACTGCAGCCGCCGGATCGGCCGCCGTCCTGGTGACGGCTCCGGCGTCCAGGGCTGTTGCCATAGTTTCCGGGTGGCAGTCATAACCAACTATTTCTTTAAGGCCACACCGGCCCAGGGCCAGCCCCAGGGAACCGCCAATCAGCCCCAGCCCCAGGATGGCGACCCGGGAAATTGCGAGCGCAGGCCGGGAAGCGGTAGCCTTGATCCCCGTTGCAGCTGACGGCTCCGGTTCCAAACTGAAATCCGCCATGCAGTCACTTTGCGTGTCCGGTAGCGCCGTAGTAGCATTGGGAGCCGATTTGTCGGGGTAACCGGCCGGAGTAAAGGGGGGGTTACCGGTCATGACCTGCACCCCCATCACAGGGATAAGAGCCCAGAACCAATAATAAAGACGTTTTATTTTTCAGGCCCGCCAGGACGTCTTTTAAAGGCGAATCCGTCGCTTTTCCTTCACAATCGATAAAGAACAGGTAATCCCCGAGTTCCTTTTTGGTGGGCCGGGATTCGATCCTGGTCAGGTTGATCCCGGCCTCGGCGAAGTCCTTCAAAATGGCATAAAGGCTTCCGGGCCGGTTGGCCACTGCCGCTACTACCAGGGAGGTTTTATAGGGACCGGGGTGCTGAAGGGCTTCCTGGCCCAGGATCCAGAATCGGGTTTTATTATCCGGGTAGTCTTCGATACCCGTAGCTACTACAGGCACCTGGTACAACCCGGCGGCGAAGGTGGAAGCGATGGCCGCCAGGTCCGGCCGTTGCTGCGCCTGGCTGGCGGCCGCGGCCGTACTGGTTGCCGGCCTGATAGCAACCCCGGGGAGTTTTTGAGCCAGGTAGTGACGGCACTGGGCCAGGGCCTGGGGGTGGGACCAGACCTCCCTGATAGTCGCCAGGTTGTCGGCACGGCTGAGTAAACAGTGGTGGATGGGCAGGACGACCTCGCCGACAACCTGGAGTTCGGGAGTCTCCAGGACCAGGTCCAGGGTGAGGTTGACGGCACCTTCGATGGAGTTTTCCACAGGTAAGACGGCCGCCCCCGCCCGGCCGTCGCGGACGGTGGCCAGGGCTTCAGGTAAATCGAGGCAGGCCAGGAAGAGATCCTGGCCTGCCAGCCGGCCCCATATGGTTGCTGCTTCGTGGGAGTAAGTACCCGGCGGGCCCAGATAGGCTATGCCCTTCATGACGCCCATTCCTCCCCTGGCCGGCCGCCCGCGGCGATAATGGGCCGGATTTCCTTGACCAGGGTAGCGAATTCTTCCGGGTTCAGGGACTGGGAACCGTCGGAAAGGGCCTCCTGGGGGTTGGGATGGACCTCGACCATGAGGCCGTCGGCCCCGGCGGCCAGGGCGGCCCGGGCCATAGGGGCCACCATAAAGCGGCGCCCGGTGCCGTGGCTGGGATCGACAATGACCGGCAAGTGGGAGAGGTGCTTCACCGCCGGTACGGCGCTGAGGTCCAGGGTATTGCGGGTATAGGTTTCAAAGGTGCGAATCCCCCGTTCGCATAAAATTACCTGGTTATTACCTTCGTTAAGAATGTACTCCGCCGCCAGGAGCCACTCCTCAATGGTGGCTGAGAGGCCGCGTTTTAAGAGGATCGGTTTGCCGGTCTGGCCTGCGGCTTGCAGGAGGGCAAAATTCTGCATGTTGCGGGAACCAATCTGCAGAACGTCGGCGACATCAGCCACTTCTGCGACCAGGTTTTGATCCATAACCTCGGTGACTACAGGCAGGCCCGTACGTTCCCTGGCTTCAGCCAGGAACTCCAGACCCCTGGCGGCCAGGCCTTGAAAGGAGTAGGGTGAACTGCGAGGTTTGTAAGCCCCGCCGCGTAACATGGTCGCCCCTGCTTCCCGGACGGCGATGGCAGCCTCCAGGAGCTGGGCTCGGCTCTCAACGGCACAGGGTCCGGCGATTATCTGCACCTCCGGGCCACCTACAACATGATTGCCCACCTCTACCTGGGTATCCTCCGGGTGAAAATCCCGGCTGGCCAGTTTGTAGGGCTGCAAAATGGGCACCACCTTTTCTACCCCGGGCAAAGCGGCCACGGTTTCACACTTCAAACGGGTTTTATCACCTATAGCCCCGATAATTGTCCTTTCGATGCCCCGGGACAGGTGGACTTTGAACCCTTCCTGTTCCAGGCGGTTAATGACTCCCTGCTGTTCTGCGTCAGTGGCTCCGGGTTGCATAACGATGATCATGGCTTATTACCCCCTGAAAGCAAAACGTCACCCCCGCCAGGAGTGACGTTTTTATCTCAAACTCTCCTGCCGTTCTACCATCCTACTATTGACGATAACCCTGCAGTGTTATCCTAC
Proteins encoded in this region:
- a CDS encoding prephenate dehydrogenase, translating into MTGNPPFTPAGYPDKSAPNATTALPDTQSDCMADFSLEPEPSAATGIKATASRPALAISRVAILGLGLIGGSLGLALGRCGLKEIVGYDCHPETMATALDAGAVTRTAADPAAAVLGAEVVILAVPVGALGRLAEGIAPFLGPGTIVTDTGSVKGSVVRELERIFQGRARYVGGHPMAGSERAGIGAADGYLLENAVYILTPTVNTDNEARQTLTNLVQALGSRVIELDPDEHDLIVAGISHLPHLLAVSLVEAAGELAREHPLTLMLAAGGFRDTTRIAGGDPVMWRDIFLHNQQAILALLNSWRSRIDALAGMISRGDAPGLETALSQARALRSQVPARQKGLLPALHELVVTVPDRPGVIAGLATSLGQAGINIIDIEILRVREGEGGSIRLGFTTAAAATRALEILRASGITVRML
- the aroF gene encoding 3-deoxy-7-phosphoheptulonate synthase, coding for MIIVMQPGATDAEQQGVINRLEQEGFKVHLSRGIERTIIGAIGDKTRLKCETVAALPGVEKVVPILQPYKLASRDFHPEDTQVEVGNHVVGGPEVQIIAGPCAVESRAQLLEAAIAVREAGATMLRGGAYKPRSSPYSFQGLAARGLEFLAEARERTGLPVVTEVMDQNLVAEVADVADVLQIGSRNMQNFALLQAAGQTGKPILLKRGLSATIEEWLLAAEYILNEGNNQVILCERGIRTFETYTRNTLDLSAVPAVKHLSHLPVIVDPSHGTGRRFMVAPMARAALAAGADGLMVEVHPNPQEALSDGSQSLNPEEFATLVKEIRPIIAAGGRPGEEWAS
- the pheA gene encoding prephenate dehydratase; this translates as MKGIAYLGPPGTYSHEAATIWGRLAGQDLFLACLDLPEALATVRDGRAGAAVLPVENSIEGAVNLTLDLVLETPELQVVGEVVLPIHHCLLSRADNLATIREVWSHPQALAQCRHYLAQKLPGVAIRPATSTAAAASQAQQRPDLAAIASTFAAGLYQVPVVATGIEDYPDNKTRFWILGQEALQHPGPYKTSLVVAAVANRPGSLYAILKDFAEAGINLTRIESRPTKKELGDYLFFIDCEGKATDSPLKDVLAGLKNKTSLLLVLGSYPCDGGAGHDR